One window from the genome of Daphnia pulex isolate KAP4 chromosome 9, ASM2113471v1 encodes:
- the LOC124201646 gene encoding LOW QUALITY PROTEIN: uncharacterized protein LOC124201646 (The sequence of the model RefSeq protein was modified relative to this genomic sequence to represent the inferred CDS: deleted 1 base in 1 codon) has product MAAGSLDYSGDPSNLNNQTLTGSPADPLEEDGSNTIAIGGSGGGGGGMIENYSLTETILISAALLFIIVGTVVGNILVCVAVCLVRRLRSPCNYLLVSLAVSDLCVALLVMPMALVYEVLGTWPFGASACDTRVAFDVLSCTPCASILNLCMISVDRYWAITRPLDYGVKRTPARMISCVALVWISSACISLPPLLVLGNEHGPSAASHPPTTTSSSIQPSNNNNSKTSPMTMSSNGPLANFIELDTAAAGQDYQCQVCQEFGYQIYATLGSFYIPLAIMAAVYYQIFQAAKRIVDEEKKAQSHLLMTRTNSCAKQKVAAATVGGAGQPLQPVQSSLLVHPLHQPSLYTNTAMIIVRRHSDRRNSLMDSTDHSWVGNHCNGVSRPTTWPPNHDVCISSSSASSCASLMGTVRNESKLQNQAKEKGKIQEKVQTSGALHPLSRLDQVNNMSLLDIPRSVSNNCPHRRYSSSAASTAEIHVYDDDDQEGSNRRSRNPSVGNAQLSGAPDLSSHPVNRSRCCSPCSLGSASGLSPESPEHPHSHPTGESTPAARKSQPIAFRTQQGAQGGPPVDGQNSESRSEAFLKITPEQMEPLHKNESSSTSNQTRRRLPTGDRLTQTCVNKAGCPVKTGNWKKMVEDWRSVGILGGGAREMVLPPGTERCH; this is encoded by the exons ATGGCCGCCGGCTCGTTGGATTATTCCGGCGATCCGTCAAACCTCAACAACCAAACTCTGACTGGCAGCCCGGCGGATCCGCTGGAAGAAGATGGATCCAATACAATAGCCATCGGCGGAAGCGGAGGCGGAGGCGGTGGAATGATTGAGAATTACAGTTTGACGGAGACGATCCTCATCAGCGCCGCCCTTTTGTTCATCATCGTCGGCACCGTCGTCGGCAACATCCTCGTCTGCGTCGCCGTTTGCCTAGTCCGTCGCTT GCGCAGTCCGTGCAATTACCTGCTGGTGTCGCTGGCCGTGTCCGACCTGTGCGTGGCCCTGCTGGTGATGCCCATGGCGCTGGTCTACGAGGTTCTGGGCACTTGGCCGTTCGGCGCCAGCGCCTGCGACACTAGGGTGGCCTTCGACGTCCTGTCGTGCACG CCGTGCGCGTCCATCCTCAACTTGTGCATGATCAGCGTCGACCGCTACTGGGCCATCACCCGCCCGCTGGACTATGGCGTCAAACGGACGCCGGCCCGGATGATTTCCTGCGTCGCCCTCGTCTGGATCTCGTCCGCCTGCATTTCTCTGCCGCCTTTGCTCGTCCTGGGCAACGAACACGGACCATCCGCCGCTTCTCAtccacccaccaccaccagcagcagcatccagcccagcaacaacaacaacagtaaaACGAGTCCGATGACCATGTCCAGCAACGGACCATTGGCCAATTTCATTGAATTGGACACGGCTGCTGCCGGACAAGATTACCAGTGTCAAGTGTGTCAAGAGTTTGGCTACCAGATCTACGCCACCCTGGGCTCGTTCTACATCCCGCTGGCCATCATGGCGGCCGTCTATTACCAAATCTTCCAGGCGGCCAAACGGATCGTCGACGAGGAGAAAAAGGCCCAAAGTCATTTGCTGATGACCAGAACCAACAGctgcgccaaacaaaaagTGGCGGCTGCGACCGTCGGTGGTGCTGGTCAACCTCTGCAACCGGTCCAGTCATCTCTCCTGGTCCATCCTCTCCACCAGCCCAGTCTCTACACCAACACCGCCATGATTATTGTCCGTCGTCACAGCGACCGACGGAATTCCTTGATGGACAGCACGGACCACAGCTGGGTGGGCAACCATTGCAACGGTGTCAGCCGGCCAACAACTTGGCCGCCAAACCATGACGTCTGCATTTCGTCATCGTCCGCCTCTTCCTGCGCTTCCCTGATGGGAACGGTGAGGAACGAGTCGAAATTGCAGAATCAggcgaaagaaaagggaaaaatccaGGAGAAAGTCCAGACATCCGGTGCCCTTCATCCGCTGAGTCGACTGGATCAGGTCAACAACATGTCGCTGCTGGACATTCCCCGCAGCGTGAGCAACAACTGCCCCCATCGCCGCTATTCCTCGTCGGCCGCCAGCACGGCCGAAATCCACgtctacgacgacgacgatcagGAAGGATCGAATCGGCGGAGCCGCAATCCCTCGGTCGGCAACGCCCAACTGTCGGGTGCTCCTGATCTCTCGTCCCACCCAGTCAACAGGAGCCGCTGCTGCTCTCCATGTTCCCTCGGCAGCGCCAGCGGCCTCTCACCGGAATCGCCAGAGCATCCGCACTCCCACCCAACAGGAGAATCAACTCCAGCGGCGAGGAAGTCGCAACCGATTGCGTTTCGCACTCAACAAGGAGCACAAG GGGGTCCACCAGTTGATGGACAGAACTCCGAAAGCCGATCGGAAGCTTTTCTCAAGATTACGCCCGAGCAAATGGAACCTTTGCACAAAAATGAATCATCTTCCACGTCCAACCAAACAAGACGTCGACTGCCCACAGGGGACCGTCTAACACAAACATGT GTTAACAAAGCAGGATGTCC